In Anaerolineales bacterium, a genomic segment contains:
- a CDS encoding trehalose-6-phosphate synthase: MDTIPYTIGTGTEGETCDSWQEMLQSRQLVIASNHGPVTFHKDENDVLQPQRSGGGGLVTALSGIAQHVDACWISSALSEEDKAWQGGSVPIGDDGGSIQVQFVTSEDSAYDGYYKVIANPLLWFLQHSMWDIFRSPTIDRTTWQNWQNGYVVVNRLFAEAVVRQIRASHQPSLVMLQDYHLYLAPFFIRRVLRPHASYTLTHFVHIPWPGAEEWGFLPPRMRQGILEGLLAVDLLGFQTREDGLNFIRTCESHLSNAHVNFKQGRVWYHNHTTHVRDFPISIDVVALKRLAESDEVTEQRNMLLNQYGAVQLILRIDRIEPSKNIVRGFQAFYEMLEMHPEHRGKVQFLALLVPSRMEVEEYQTYLNELMGAAGQVNASFGDSTWEPVRVLVGENYPRAIAAMQLYHVLLVNSIADGMNLVAKEGPVVNQQDGVLVLSERTGARQQLEAGALVIPPLDISATADAMHHALILPPEERKQKAERLRTLIEREDIVDWLCKQLDTVVRLAL, translated from the coding sequence ATGGATACAATTCCATATACGATCGGGACGGGTACCGAAGGGGAAACATGCGATTCGTGGCAGGAGATGCTGCAATCCAGGCAACTGGTGATCGCCTCCAACCATGGGCCGGTAACTTTTCATAAGGACGAGAACGACGTTCTCCAGCCCCAGCGCAGTGGCGGAGGTGGCCTGGTAACAGCCCTCTCAGGGATAGCCCAGCATGTGGATGCCTGCTGGATCTCCAGTGCCCTGTCGGAGGAAGACAAAGCCTGGCAGGGAGGCAGCGTACCGATTGGGGATGACGGTGGCTCGATCCAGGTGCAGTTCGTCACCTCCGAGGATAGTGCCTATGATGGCTATTACAAGGTGATTGCCAACCCCCTGCTGTGGTTTTTACAACATTCCATGTGGGATATATTCCGCTCACCCACCATTGACCGCACCACCTGGCAAAACTGGCAGAATGGTTACGTGGTGGTTAACCGCTTGTTCGCCGAAGCGGTAGTCAGGCAGATCAGGGCCAGCCATCAACCTTCGCTGGTGATGCTCCAGGATTATCACCTGTACCTCGCGCCATTTTTTATCCGCCGGGTACTACGCCCGCATGCCAGCTATACGCTCACCCATTTTGTCCACATTCCCTGGCCGGGAGCGGAAGAATGGGGTTTTCTGCCACCCCGTATGCGACAGGGTATCCTGGAAGGTCTGCTCGCCGTGGACTTGTTGGGGTTCCAGACCCGGGAAGATGGCTTGAACTTTATTCGTACCTGTGAGTCACACCTGTCAAATGCGCATGTCAATTTTAAACAAGGCAGGGTGTGGTATCACAACCACACCACGCATGTGCGCGACTTCCCCATCTCGATTGATGTTGTTGCGCTTAAGCGGCTGGCTGAGTCTGACGAGGTGACCGAACAGCGAAATATGCTGTTAAACCAATATGGGGCAGTCCAGCTGATCCTGCGCATTGACCGAATCGAGCCAAGTAAAAACATCGTGCGCGGCTTCCAGGCGTTTTACGAGATGCTTGAGATGCACCCTGAGCACCGGGGTAAGGTCCAGTTCCTGGCCTTGCTGGTCCCTTCCCGCATGGAGGTGGAGGAGTATCAGACCTACCTGAATGAGCTCATGGGTGCTGCCGGGCAAGTTAATGCCAGTTTTGGAGACAGCACATGGGAGCCGGTGCGGGTACTGGTGGGAGAGAACTATCCCCGGGCGATAGCCGCCATGCAGCTGTACCACGTGCTACTGGTCAATTCCATTGCGGATGGCATGAACCTGGTAGCTAAAGAAGGCCCGGTGGTTAACCAGCAGGATGGCGTTTTGGTGCTTTCAGAACGTACCGGGGCTCGCCAGCAGCTTGAAGCGGGTGCGCTGGTCATCCCGCCACTCGACATCTCGGCGACAGCCGATGCCATGCACCACGCCCTGATCCTACCCCCGGAGGAACGCAAGCAGAAGGCAGAACGCTTGCGCACCTTGATCGAGCGGGAGGATATCGTGGATTGGCTGTGCAAACAGCTGGATACTGTGGTCAGGTTGGCTTTATGA
- a CDS encoding RNA-splicing ligase RtcB, whose protein sequence is MVTLQDLKRISDYEWEIPQSYRPDMRVPVRLFATRRMLEDVIKDKSLEQAVNAATLPGLVGHVIVMPDMHQGYGFPIGGVAATRFPEGVISPGGIGYDINCGVRLLGSQISFEAANPWLDDLATALNQLCPSGVGEKGVVRASEAELEEVCRQGSRWALKRGMASEADLRRTEEAGCVVGADPTRVSKRARERGRPQLGSLGAGNHFIEIDLVEQVFDAQAASVMGLEQGRLAVQIHCGSRGFGHQICTDYVEEFQAAVRRYGIHLVDRELVCAPLNSPEGQDYLAAMRCAANYAFANRQILANSARKAFEQVLAGKVKDWQLHQVYDICHNMGKIETHVIEGERIKVCVHRKGATRAFGPGSPELPEEYRPIGQPVLVPGSMGTASWVLAGTEASMEHSFGSSCHGSGRLMSRHEAKRNVRGEKLRQDLEAEGIHIRAGSMAGLAEEAPQAYKDVDQVVQAVVGGGIARKVARLHPLAVIKG, encoded by the coding sequence ATGGTCACACTTCAGGATCTGAAACGAATCAGTGATTATGAATGGGAGATCCCTCAAAGCTATCGCCCGGATATGCGCGTGCCGGTGCGGTTATTTGCTACGCGCCGCATGCTGGAAGATGTGATAAAAGATAAATCACTCGAGCAGGCGGTGAATGCTGCCACCCTGCCCGGGTTGGTTGGACACGTCATCGTGATGCCCGATATGCACCAGGGCTATGGTTTTCCCATCGGAGGTGTGGCGGCTACGCGCTTCCCGGAAGGGGTTATCTCCCCCGGGGGAATCGGCTACGACATTAATTGTGGGGTGCGGTTGCTCGGCTCACAGATCAGCTTTGAGGCGGCTAATCCATGGCTGGATGACCTTGCTACGGCTCTCAATCAGCTATGCCCGAGCGGCGTGGGTGAGAAGGGTGTTGTGCGGGCCAGCGAGGCCGAGCTGGAAGAAGTATGCCGGCAGGGTTCACGCTGGGCACTTAAACGAGGCATGGCTTCCGAAGCTGACCTCCGACGCACCGAAGAAGCAGGCTGCGTGGTGGGTGCTGACCCCACCCGGGTTTCGAAACGTGCCCGCGAGCGCGGCCGTCCGCAATTAGGCTCGTTGGGGGCCGGGAACCACTTCATCGAGATCGACCTGGTTGAGCAGGTCTTCGATGCTCAAGCTGCCTCAGTAATGGGCCTGGAGCAAGGCAGGCTAGCCGTCCAGATCCACTGCGGCTCACGCGGCTTCGGCCACCAGATCTGCACCGATTATGTGGAGGAGTTCCAGGCGGCTGTCCGCCGGTATGGCATTCACCTGGTGGACCGTGAATTGGTGTGCGCCCCGCTCAACTCACCTGAAGGACAGGATTATCTGGCTGCCATGCGTTGCGCTGCCAATTACGCCTTCGCCAACCGGCAGATCCTGGCAAACAGTGCTCGGAAAGCATTTGAGCAGGTGCTGGCTGGCAAGGTGAAGGATTGGCAGCTTCACCAGGTGTATGATATCTGCCACAATATGGGCAAGATCGAGACGCATGTCATCGAAGGCGAGCGAATAAAAGTATGTGTCCATCGAAAGGGGGCCACGCGCGCCTTTGGGCCTGGCTCGCCTGAGCTGCCTGAAGAATATCGCCCCATCGGCCAACCGGTGCTCGTCCCGGGCAGCATGGGCACCGCTTCGTGGGTACTGGCGGGCACCGAAGCCAGCATGGAACATTCCTTCGGATCCAGCTGCCACGGTTCAGGTCGGTTGATGAGTCGCCACGAAGCCAAGCGCAATGTGCGCGGCGAAAAGCTGCGCCAGGATTTGGAAGCAGAGGGCATCCACATCCGGGCGGGCTCGATGGCTGGACTGGCTGAAGAAGCTCCCCAGGCCTACAAGGATGTCGACCAGGTTGTTCAGGCTGTAGTCGGAGGGGGCATCGCCCGCAAGGTAGCCCGTCTGCATCCGCTGGCGGTGATTAAAGGTTAG
- a CDS encoding EamA family transporter, producing MPASLMGIFLALASAAVWGGGDFSGGQATRKSHQYQVLMLAALTGMVMLGLCALVRGEGLPSGRNFLWGALAGASGALGVAALYKALSMGNTASVAPTSAIICALIPVLYGLITVGLPTTTQLVGFVLAFIGIWLLSRSPQAGDGDFRKGLVLAFLSGIGFGGFFLFISFVEKGQVFVPILVARTVTLAIAIIMLRVNRLPSPGIVSNPLALLAGVLDTGGNILYLLATQLTRLDIAALLSSFYPASTVILARIILREKVSPAQLAGLLLCLLAMTLIIL from the coding sequence ATGCCTGCTAGCCTGATGGGGATATTCCTTGCCCTTGCTTCCGCAGCAGTTTGGGGAGGCGGTGATTTCAGTGGCGGGCAGGCAACCCGCAAGAGCCACCAATACCAGGTGCTCATGTTGGCAGCCCTGACAGGCATGGTGATGTTGGGGTTATGTGCCCTGGTGAGAGGAGAAGGGCTACCGAGTGGGCGGAACTTCTTGTGGGGAGCACTAGCTGGTGCCAGCGGGGCATTGGGGGTCGCAGCCCTTTATAAAGCCTTATCGATGGGGAACACCGCCAGCGTGGCACCTACCTCGGCCATCATCTGTGCGCTGATCCCGGTGCTGTATGGCCTGATTACAGTCGGGCTCCCAACCACCACCCAGCTGGTTGGATTTGTGCTGGCATTCATCGGCATCTGGCTGCTAAGCAGATCACCTCAAGCAGGTGACGGAGATTTCCGCAAAGGTTTAGTCCTGGCCTTCCTGTCCGGGATCGGATTTGGAGGCTTCTTCCTGTTCATATCTTTCGTTGAAAAAGGCCAGGTTTTTGTCCCGATCCTAGTAGCCAGGACGGTCACCCTGGCCATCGCCATCATCATGCTACGGGTGAACCGCTTGCCCTCGCCCGGGATCGTATCTAACCCGCTGGCATTGTTGGCAGGGGTGCTGGACACAGGTGGTAATATTCTCTACCTCCTGGCGACGCAGCTCACCCGCCTGGATATTGCCGCTTTGCTTTCATCATTCTACCCAGCCAGCACAGTCATTCTGGCCCGCATCATTTTGAGGGAAAAAGTTTCACCGGCACAACTGGCAGGCCTGCTCCTATGCCTGCTGGCAATGACCTTGATCATTTTATAA
- a CDS encoding AMP-dependent synthetase yields MSEKPWLNHYVAGVPKTLEPYPEITLIETLREIVKVKPDFPVLYFKGATLSATELEKLSNVLGAGLIAKGVKKGDRVALVLPNSPQSVIGLFGIWKAGGIAVPLNPLYTESELEFALQDCGASAAIVLSSFYNKFKAAQAHSKVGYVIATNIKEYLPPVLRILFTVAKEKKEGYRITLQQGDLWLGDLLKQYAEAPKPSVKVGPGDHAIFLFSGGTTGVPKCAIGSHKALVISGMQISTWFRPNTIEWQDTIMQNMPLFHVYGLAGVLPTGLVGHNTLILIPNPRDINDMVETIHKVKPAFLPGVPTLFIALIKHPDVQSGKVSLKSIKNCISGAAPLMIETKQRFEALTGGNIVEGYAMTENMMATVITPVGGTYKQGSTGVPLPDIEVRIVDADTGLQELPTGEVGEITTRCPQLMVGYYQHPTETANTIRDGWLFTGDLGYLDEDGYLFIVDRKKDVIKPSGFQVWPRDVEEVIAAHPAVAEVGVAGIPDAYSGEAVKAWVVLREGQTVTEDELRQYCHTKLTNYKVPKFFEFRTSLPKSMVGKVLRRELVRQQESGEIQ; encoded by the coding sequence ATGTCAGAAAAACCGTGGTTAAACCATTACGTCGCCGGAGTTCCAAAAACCCTGGAACCGTATCCAGAGATCACCCTGATTGAGACGTTGCGCGAGATTGTGAAGGTGAAGCCCGACTTCCCCGTCCTTTATTTCAAGGGCGCCACACTGAGCGCGACTGAGCTTGAAAAGCTGAGTAACGTATTAGGTGCAGGGTTGATTGCTAAGGGAGTAAAGAAAGGTGACCGGGTGGCATTGGTCTTACCCAACAGCCCGCAGAGTGTCATCGGTCTATTCGGGATCTGGAAAGCAGGAGGGATCGCCGTCCCTTTGAACCCACTGTATACCGAGAGTGAGCTGGAATTCGCCCTACAGGATTGCGGAGCATCAGCTGCAATCGTACTTTCATCATTCTATAACAAGTTCAAGGCTGCCCAGGCACACAGCAAAGTAGGCTATGTGATCGCTACCAATATCAAAGAATACCTGCCGCCAGTGCTGCGCATCCTTTTCACCGTTGCCAAAGAAAAGAAGGAAGGCTACCGTATAACCTTGCAACAGGGGGATTTATGGCTGGGCGACCTGCTCAAGCAGTACGCTGAGGCGCCAAAGCCCAGTGTGAAAGTTGGCCCGGGGGATCACGCCATCTTCCTGTTCTCGGGTGGTACGACGGGTGTTCCCAAGTGTGCTATCGGTTCACATAAGGCTCTGGTGATCTCGGGCATGCAGATCAGCACGTGGTTCAGGCCTAATACCATCGAGTGGCAGGATACGATCATGCAGAACATGCCGCTGTTCCACGTGTACGGGCTGGCAGGTGTATTGCCTACCGGGTTGGTTGGACACAACACCTTGATCCTGATCCCCAACCCGCGTGACATTAATGACATGGTTGAGACCATCCACAAGGTCAAGCCCGCTTTTCTGCCCGGTGTGCCAACGTTGTTTATCGCCCTGATCAAGCACCCAGACGTCCAATCGGGCAAGGTGAGCCTGAAGTCGATCAAAAACTGCATCTCGGGTGCAGCCCCGCTGATGATTGAGACCAAGCAGCGCTTTGAAGCCTTGACTGGAGGGAATATCGTTGAAGGCTATGCCATGACTGAAAACATGATGGCCACGGTCATTACACCGGTTGGTGGAACCTATAAGCAAGGCTCCACCGGGGTGCCCCTGCCGGATATCGAAGTGCGGATCGTTGATGCAGACACAGGTTTACAGGAGTTACCCACCGGCGAGGTGGGTGAGATCACCACACGCTGCCCGCAGCTGATGGTGGGGTACTACCAGCATCCCACGGAAACTGCCAACACCATCCGGGATGGCTGGTTGTTCACGGGTGATCTCGGTTATTTAGATGAGGATGGTTACCTGTTCATTGTGGATCGCAAGAAAGATGTGATCAAACCCAGCGGATTCCAGGTATGGCCGAGGGATGTTGAGGAAGTCATTGCAGCACACCCGGCAGTGGCGGAAGTCGGCGTAGCAGGCATCCCGGATGCCTACTCGGGCGAAGCGGTAAAGGCCTGGGTGGTGCTGCGAGAAGGGCAAACGGTGACTGAGGACGAGTTACGCCAGTATTGCCATACCAAGCTGACTAACTACAAGGTACCAAAATTCTTTGAATTCCGTACCTCATTACCGAAATCGATGGTGGGCAAAGTACTGCGCAGGGAGCTGGTCCGGCAGCAAGAATCAGGCGAGATACAATAA
- a CDS encoding protein archease → MQPGFGFREHAHTADWELEVWAPDLPSLLEQAARGMYTLSGVKLQAGTLQERSLQFQALDEEGLLVHFLEELLWLEEDEKLGFDHFSIKIDPEYNLRATLQGSRIISLDKEIKAVTYHNLVIQDTPQGLRTSIVFDV, encoded by the coding sequence ATGCAACCTGGATTTGGTTTCCGCGAGCACGCCCATACTGCAGATTGGGAGCTGGAAGTCTGGGCACCTGATCTGCCTTCCCTGCTCGAACAGGCGGCCCGTGGCATGTACACCCTTTCGGGAGTGAAGCTGCAGGCAGGCACCCTGCAGGAACGGTCACTCCAGTTTCAGGCTTTGGATGAGGAAGGCTTGCTGGTGCACTTCCTTGAAGAATTGCTGTGGCTGGAGGAGGATGAGAAGCTGGGATTCGATCACTTCTCGATAAAAATTGATCCAGAGTACAACCTGCGTGCTACCCTGCAAGGTTCCCGGATCATCAGCCTGGATAAGGAAATCAAAGCCGTGACTTACCACAACCTGGTGATCCAGGATACTCCCCAAGGACTGCGAACCAGTATTGTGTTTGACGTATAG
- a CDS encoding Cys-tRNA(Pro) deacylase, with product MVANNITRLLDAKKIPYTAYELPAEKLGAVETAQLLNIPLDQVYKTIVVKREGKGKPILAVVPGSTEVDLKLLAKAVDEKKLHLPTEHEAELLTGLQVGGISPLALINKGFQVVVDESAKGFREIHISGGRRGLNIRMSVEALVSLTNARFEPISHQQ from the coding sequence GTGGTCGCCAATAATATTACTCGCCTGCTCGACGCCAAAAAAATACCCTACACCGCCTATGAGCTGCCGGCGGAGAAACTTGGTGCTGTGGAGACTGCCCAGTTATTGAATATTCCCCTCGACCAGGTGTACAAGACCATCGTGGTTAAACGTGAGGGCAAAGGCAAACCCATCCTGGCAGTCGTCCCCGGATCGACCGAAGTGGACCTGAAGTTATTGGCAAAGGCTGTAGATGAAAAGAAACTGCACCTGCCAACGGAGCACGAAGCTGAACTGCTCACTGGCTTGCAGGTCGGTGGCATCTCTCCTTTGGCATTGATCAACAAAGGCTTTCAAGTTGTGGTCGACGAGAGCGCAAAAGGATTTCGTGAGATCCATATCTCGGGAGGTCGTCGAGGTTTGAATATCCGTATGTCGGTGGAAGCCCTGGTCAGCCTGACCAATGCACGCTTCGAGCCGATCAGCCACCAGCAGTAA
- a CDS encoding glyoxalase → MHIEHIAIWTNQLEQMREFYENYFQARAGKRYFNQTKQIASYFLNFSSSARLELMTHLIVPEADTLTGSQSRENFHIAISVGSEGAVDLLTEQIQNDGYQVVDGPRRTGDGYYECVILDPDGNRVEITV, encoded by the coding sequence ATGCATATTGAGCATATCGCCATATGGACCAATCAGCTGGAGCAAATGAGGGAATTTTACGAAAACTACTTTCAAGCCAGGGCAGGCAAGAGATATTTTAATCAAACGAAGCAGATTGCCTCCTACTTCTTGAACTTTTCCTCAAGCGCTCGCTTGGAACTCATGACCCATTTGATTGTTCCTGAAGCGGATACGCTGACGGGCAGTCAATCCCGGGAGAATTTTCATATTGCTATTTCCGTTGGAAGCGAAGGAGCGGTGGATCTACTGACCGAACAGATCCAAAATGATGGTTATCAGGTTGTGGATGGACCTCGCCGTACCGGAGATGGTTATTACGAGTGTGTGATCCTCGACCCAGATGGGAACCGGGTAGAAATCACCGTATGA
- the otsB gene encoding trehalose-phosphatase, protein MRFTSEKELNEWVSEAERVWLFLDYDGTLADFNRTPDIIKPDPQLIDLIRRLAAKISLRLAIISGRSLHDIQVLLPIKGIYLAGTYGIEVQTADGERIQRDDYALVRPYLEQLKPLWQEIISGRKGYYLEDKGWSLALHARFAPDKESTRIISSIQQTLNQELITDEYRLIKQKKFLEVCSAKAHKGKAVSFLLNSFPLPGARLVYIGDDANDGEAFQTIHAKEGVAIAVAHYFGYIRPTGGDYALKSPKAVRRWLENLTHWF, encoded by the coding sequence TTGAGGTTTACGTCGGAAAAAGAACTGAACGAATGGGTATCTGAGGCCGAACGTGTTTGGTTATTCCTGGATTATGATGGGACCCTGGCGGATTTCAACCGCACACCCGATATTATTAAGCCGGATCCGCAGCTGATCGACCTCATCCGGCGTCTGGCAGCGAAAATCAGCCTGCGTCTGGCGATTATATCGGGGAGAAGCTTGCATGATATACAGGTGTTGTTGCCAATTAAAGGGATATACCTGGCAGGCACTTATGGGATCGAAGTGCAGACCGCTGACGGAGAACGCATCCAGCGGGATGATTATGCCCTGGTGCGGCCTTATCTTGAACAGCTCAAACCGCTCTGGCAGGAGATCATCTCCGGTCGCAAGGGTTATTACCTGGAAGATAAAGGCTGGTCACTGGCCCTGCACGCCCGCTTTGCCCCTGACAAAGAATCAACCCGGATCATCTCCAGCATACAGCAGACACTGAATCAAGAATTGATCACAGATGAATACCGTTTGATCAAGCAAAAGAAGTTCCTGGAAGTATGCTCCGCCAAGGCGCATAAAGGAAAGGCAGTATCATTTTTGTTAAATAGCTTCCCGCTGCCTGGTGCACGCCTGGTTTATATCGGGGATGATGCCAATGATGGGGAAGCCTTTCAGACCATCCACGCCAAGGAAGGTGTGGCGATTGCTGTCGCACACTATTTCGGTTACATCCGTCCAACAGGTGGAGATTATGCGCTCAAATCGCCCAAGGCCGTACGCAGGTGGCTGGAAAATCTGACCCACTGGTTTTAA
- the mgtA gene encoding magnesium-translocating P-type ATPase — protein MGFFATLLSTPARLTGATRGNETGISKQLVEYAKKDLSAVFEQLKTSPNGLSVEEAETRLGTYGHNEVASKKRITWYMRLWNNVKNPLVILLLVLGFISYLTGDIRAAGVIFLMVVLGVVLRYFQEQRADHAAEDLEAMVSTTATVVRQGHHQEISLKDLVPGDVVMLSAGDMVPADVRLLTAKDLFLNQAALTGESLPVEKTPGPPADTIDNALECGNICFMGSNVESGSGTAVVLHTGSRTYFGTLASSLASTRVVTSFDKGINQFTMLMISFMAIMVPLVFLFNGLSKHNWLDAFLFALAVAVGLTPEMMPMIVTVNLSKGAITMSRKKVIVKRLDSIQNFGAMDMLCTDKTGTITQGRIVLEKYLDVRGSTSDRVLHYGYLNSYYQTGLKNLMDEAILNHEHLNYDLQVDEDFHKIDEIPFDFQRRRMSVIIEDNLNRQLLICKGAVEEIMALSTKVEIMGEVLDVLPEHDAKRRKMIHDLNADGFRVIAIAYRYFPGDNDEPHYTVKDESDLTLMGFLAFLDPPKESASEAIQKLHSHNVDVKILTGDNDVVTGSICRQVGLPVENMLLGATIEDMTDEQLATAASTATVFAKLSPSHKQRIIQALQNKGHVVGFMGDGINDAPALKAADVGISVDSAVDIAKESSDIILLENNLLVLEQGVMEGRRVFGNIMKYIKMAASSNFGNMFSVLGASIFLPFLPMLPIQVLTNNLLYDFSQTSIPTDEVDAEWLEKPRKWAIGDLRRFILVIGPISSIFDYLTFALMLYIFKCWTNPALFHTGWFVESIFTQTLIIHVIRTNKIPFIQSRASKALTLTSLAIVAVGTWLPYSPLAGTLGFVPLPGLYWPFLLAILLGYIVLTQVVKTWFVKKFGD, from the coding sequence ATGGGCTTCTTCGCAACATTACTTTCCACTCCTGCACGCCTGACGGGGGCAACCCGTGGAAATGAAACCGGTATCTCGAAACAGCTTGTCGAATACGCAAAAAAAGACCTATCCGCTGTTTTTGAACAGCTGAAGACTTCTCCCAATGGCCTGAGCGTTGAGGAAGCTGAAACGCGCCTGGGCACCTACGGGCACAACGAGGTGGCTAGCAAGAAGCGCATCACCTGGTACATGCGTTTGTGGAATAATGTAAAAAATCCGCTGGTCATCCTTTTATTGGTATTGGGGTTCATCTCCTACCTGACGGGAGATATTCGCGCCGCTGGTGTGATCTTCTTGATGGTGGTATTGGGAGTGGTGTTACGCTATTTCCAGGAACAACGGGCCGATCATGCCGCCGAGGATCTCGAAGCCATGGTGAGCACTACCGCCACGGTAGTGCGCCAAGGTCACCACCAGGAGATCTCACTCAAGGATCTCGTCCCAGGCGACGTGGTTATGCTCTCTGCAGGTGACATGGTTCCTGCGGATGTGCGCCTGCTAACAGCTAAGGACCTGTTCCTTAACCAGGCCGCCCTTACGGGTGAATCTCTTCCGGTTGAAAAAACACCCGGACCCCCCGCAGACACGATTGATAATGCACTCGAGTGTGGAAACATCTGCTTCATGGGCTCAAATGTTGAATCGGGTTCGGGCACGGCGGTGGTGCTCCACACCGGAAGCCGGACGTACTTTGGCACCCTGGCCAGCTCACTGGCCAGCACGCGCGTGGTCACCAGCTTCGATAAGGGTATCAACCAATTCACCATGTTGATGATCAGCTTCATGGCGATCATGGTGCCGCTGGTTTTCCTGTTTAACGGTTTAAGCAAGCACAACTGGCTGGATGCTTTCTTGTTTGCCCTGGCAGTGGCAGTCGGCCTCACCCCTGAGATGATGCCCATGATCGTCACGGTGAATCTCTCCAAAGGTGCCATTACCATGTCGCGCAAGAAGGTCATCGTCAAGCGCCTGGATTCCATTCAAAATTTTGGCGCTATGGATATGCTGTGCACCGATAAGACCGGCACCATTACCCAGGGGCGGATCGTCCTGGAAAAGTACCTGGATGTGAGAGGCAGTACCTCTGATCGGGTTCTGCATTATGGCTACCTGAACAGTTATTACCAAACCGGGTTAAAGAACCTGATGGATGAGGCAATCCTGAACCATGAACACTTAAATTATGACCTACAGGTGGATGAAGACTTTCACAAGATCGATGAAATCCCGTTTGATTTTCAACGCCGCCGCATGTCGGTCATTATCGAAGATAACCTCAACCGCCAGTTGCTGATCTGTAAAGGAGCGGTGGAGGAGATCATGGCTCTTTCTACAAAAGTGGAAATCATGGGTGAAGTGCTTGACGTACTGCCTGAACATGACGCCAAGCGGCGAAAGATGATCCACGACCTGAACGCCGATGGCTTCAGGGTGATTGCCATTGCCTATCGATATTTCCCGGGAGATAACGATGAGCCTCATTACACGGTCAAGGATGAGTCGGACCTGACCCTGATGGGCTTCCTGGCATTCCTCGACCCGCCCAAGGAGAGTGCATCGGAAGCCATTCAGAAGCTGCACAGTCACAATGTGGATGTGAAGATCCTCACCGGAGATAATGATGTGGTCACAGGCAGCATCTGCCGCCAGGTTGGATTGCCTGTGGAGAACATGCTGCTGGGTGCGACGATCGAAGACATGACAGATGAGCAGCTGGCCACAGCCGCCTCAACCGCCACCGTGTTTGCCAAACTCTCACCCTCCCACAAGCAGCGCATCATCCAGGCCTTGCAGAATAAAGGACACGTGGTGGGCTTCATGGGGGACGGAATCAATGATGCACCGGCCCTTAAAGCCGCTGATGTGGGCATCTCGGTAGATTCCGCGGTGGATATCGCCAAGGAATCGTCAGATATCATCCTGCTGGAGAATAACCTGCTGGTGCTGGAGCAGGGCGTGATGGAAGGGCGCCGCGTATTTGGCAACATCATGAAGTACATCAAGATGGCCGCCTCCTCCAATTTCGGCAACATGTTCAGCGTGTTGGGTGCCAGCATTTTCCTGCCGTTCCTGCCCATGCTCCCTATCCAGGTGCTCACCAACAACCTGCTGTATGATTTTTCGCAGACTTCTATCCCTACTGACGAAGTGGACGCCGAATGGCTGGAAAAGCCGCGCAAATGGGCGATCGGCGATCTACGCCGTTTCATCCTGGTCATCGGGCCGATCAGCTCGATCTTTGACTATCTGACGTTTGCACTCATGCTATATATATTCAAGTGCTGGACCAACCCAGCCCTGTTCCATACTGGCTGGTTCGTCGAATCGATCTTCACTCAGACCTTGATCATTCACGTCATCCGCACCAACAAGATCCCGTTCATCCAAAGCCGCGCCAGCAAGGCGTTGACCTTGACATCGCTGGCTATTGTGGCAGTGGGGACCTGGCTGCCCTATTCGCCCCTGGCTGGCACGTTGGGGTTCGTCCCACTGCCGGGGCTGTACTGGCCGTTCCTGCTGGCTATACTCCTGGGTTATATTGTGCTCACCCAGGTGGTGAAGACCTGGTTTGTCAAGAAATTTGGAGACTAA